One Peribacillus simplex NBRC 15720 = DSM 1321 genomic region harbors:
- a CDS encoding ATP-dependent metallopeptidase FtsH/Yme1/Tma family protein yields MKRIFRSKIFYLLIFLVTLGIVLIFNNDKEPTEKLTEDEFFTTLEDGKVTFLELESQKSAYEIRGRLVGYEKDQYFIASVPNSEISLDRMNNAVGEHDIGKIEFKPEDTETSGWVTLLTTTIPFIIIFILFVVVLLITVVIKRLNRPR; encoded by the coding sequence ATGAAGCGGATTTTCCGTAGTAAAATATTTTATTTATTAATCTTCTTGGTTACTTTGGGGATTGTGCTGATTTTTAATAATGACAAAGAACCAACTGAGAAATTAACTGAAGATGAATTTTTTACGACTTTAGAGGATGGTAAAGTGACATTTTTAGAATTGGAGTCACAAAAAAGTGCTTATGAAATAAGAGGTCGGCTGGTTGGGTATGAAAAGGATCAATACTTTATCGCGTCTGTACCAAATAGTGAAATTTCGCTAGATAGAATGAACAATGCCGTAGGGGAACATGATATAGGAAAAATTGAGTTTAAGCCAGAAGACACAGAGACAAGTGGATGGGTCACTCTTCTTACAACGACCATTCCGTTCATAATTATTTTCATCCTGTTTGTGGTCGTTTTACTAATTACAGTTGTAATAAAAAGATTGAACCGTCCTAGATAA
- a CDS encoding GNAT family N-acetyltransferase, with amino-acid sequence MLIREAMVADAEEIAIVHVDCWRTTYKNIISSDFLDKLSYGQRTELWKKNISGDGNYIYVAENNEGKIVGFISGGKRETNQVEDSGDLTAIYILENFQRMGIGKRLIKELFFKFEGLGFKTIFVEVLEDNKSRYIYEAFGAELLKTEKIKMAGAELDLLVYSWKDISPVLL; translated from the coding sequence ATGCTAATAAGAGAGGCAATGGTGGCTGATGCTGAAGAGATAGCGATAGTCCATGTGGATTGCTGGCGAACCACGTATAAAAATATAATATCCAGTGATTTTTTAGATAAACTATCTTATGGGCAAAGGACAGAATTATGGAAAAAGAATATATCCGGTGATGGAAATTATATTTATGTCGCAGAAAATAACGAGGGAAAAATAGTAGGATTTATTAGTGGCGGTAAAAGGGAAACGAATCAAGTTGAGGATTCTGGTGATTTAACTGCGATATATATTCTCGAAAACTTTCAAAGAATGGGGATAGGTAAGAGACTCATCAAAGAATTATTCTTTAAATTCGAAGGACTGGGATTTAAGACAATTTTCGTAGAGGTGCTTGAGGATAATAAATCTCGATACATCTATGAGGCATTTGGTGCTGAATTGCTTAAAACCGAAAAAATCAAAATGGCTGGCGCTGAATTAGATCTATTAGTTTATTCGTGGAAAGACATTAGCCCAGTATTGTTATGA
- a CDS encoding phosphoglycerate dehydrogenase: MSTILLEKVKTIKALNNIAESGLNVFNKGDFKVDNDSENPDAIVLRSFNMHTMEFGDQLKGIARAGAGVNNIPVDKCTEQGIVVFNTPGANANAVKEMVLTSLMASSRNLFAGVAWTKTLEGEGEQIPKLVEAGKKQFVGKEIKGKTLGVIGLGAIGALVANDALDLDMDVIGFDPFISVDTAWNLSRNVQRAMTIEELFAESDYITVHVPLTDDTRGMFNQETFSIMKPGVHILNFSRGELVNENDMQAALESGKVGKFITDFPNENVLKMNNVVPIPHLGASTLESEENCAIMAARQLKTFLETGNIKNSVNFPNTSLPYTGNRRVATFHENVPNMVGQITLAVSGFNLNIADMVNRSRGGYAYTIIDIDGEVNGDIIPGLEEKIKQIDGIVTTRII; the protein is encoded by the coding sequence ATGAGCACAATACTTTTAGAAAAAGTCAAAACGATCAAAGCGTTAAATAATATTGCCGAAAGCGGGCTAAATGTATTCAACAAAGGCGATTTTAAAGTCGACAATGACAGTGAAAACCCTGATGCGATCGTACTTCGCAGCTTTAACATGCATACTATGGAATTCGGCGATCAGTTAAAAGGAATCGCAAGGGCAGGGGCAGGAGTCAATAATATTCCGGTCGACAAATGCACAGAGCAAGGTATTGTCGTTTTCAATACACCTGGTGCTAACGCAAACGCTGTAAAAGAAATGGTGCTAACGTCATTAATGGCTTCATCTCGTAACCTTTTTGCCGGTGTGGCCTGGACAAAGACACTGGAAGGCGAAGGAGAACAAATTCCAAAGCTTGTTGAAGCAGGAAAAAAACAATTCGTTGGTAAAGAAATCAAGGGAAAAACTCTTGGCGTAATCGGTTTAGGAGCGATCGGTGCACTTGTAGCGAATGATGCCCTGGATTTGGACATGGACGTCATTGGGTTTGACCCGTTCATCTCTGTTGATACAGCTTGGAACTTGTCCCGCAATGTACAGCGCGCAATGACAATCGAAGAATTGTTTGCAGAATCTGATTATATTACAGTACACGTTCCATTAACTGACGACACAAGAGGAATGTTTAACCAAGAAACATTCAGCATCATGAAGCCGGGCGTACATATCTTGAATTTCTCACGCGGCGAGCTAGTGAATGAAAATGATATGCAAGCTGCACTTGAAAGCGGAAAAGTAGGCAAGTTCATTACAGACTTCCCGAACGAAAACGTGTTGAAAATGAATAATGTCGTTCCAATTCCGCATCTTGGTGCCTCTACACTAGAATCAGAGGAAAACTGTGCCATCATGGCAGCTCGTCAGTTGAAGACCTTTTTAGAAACAGGGAACATCAAGAACTCTGTGAATTTCCCAAACACTTCCCTTCCTTATACAGGAAACCGTCGTGTGGCAACTTTCCACGAAAACGTTCCTAACATGGTTGGGCAAATCACATTGGCTGTATCTGGCTTTAATCTGAACATCGCTGACATGGTTAACAGAAGCCGTGGGGGATATGCATATACGATCATCGACATTGACGGTGAAGTAAACGGCGATATCATTCCTGGCTTGGAAGAAAAAATCAAACAAATCGATGGCATCGTTACAACTCGTATTATCTAA
- a CDS encoding PTS sugar transporter subunit IIA: MFKKLFSKKESVEQLVAPINGQVINIEDVPDPVFSGKMMGDGIAILPEEGLVVSPIDAEVIQVFHTKHALGLRTKHGIELLIHIGLETVNLEGEGFEVHVAEGQSVKAGDKLVTFDIDFLKSKAPSIVTPIVVTNGELVEKLEKTNSTQANINETQIMSVYLK, translated from the coding sequence ATGTTCAAAAAATTATTCAGTAAAAAAGAAAGTGTGGAACAACTGGTTGCTCCTATAAATGGACAAGTAATAAATATTGAAGATGTTCCGGATCCGGTGTTTTCCGGTAAAATGATGGGGGACGGGATAGCGATTCTTCCCGAGGAGGGGTTGGTCGTATCTCCAATCGATGCAGAAGTAATCCAGGTTTTTCATACTAAACATGCTCTAGGCCTCCGCACAAAGCATGGCATAGAATTGTTAATTCATATTGGATTAGAAACTGTTAACCTTGAAGGTGAGGGATTTGAAGTCCATGTCGCAGAAGGGCAAAGTGTAAAAGCAGGAGACAAGCTTGTTACATTTGATATCGATTTTCTAAAATCCAAAGCTCCGAGCATCGTAACTCCGATTGTTGTCACGAATGGCGAGCTAGTTGAAAAACTAGAAAAAACAAATAGTACCCAAGCAAATATAAACGAAACACAGATTATGAGTGTTTATTTGAAGTAA
- a CDS encoding iron chaperone translates to MEGTNTFHSIDEYIIQFPEEVQEKLRTLRKVIKDAAPDAEEKISYQMPTFVLFGNLVHFAAYKKHIGFYPTPSAISAFESALSEYKCSKGAVQFPLNKPIPYELITEIVIFRVEENKKKAVGKLKKKK, encoded by the coding sequence ATGGAAGGAACCAATACATTTCATTCAATTGATGAATATATAATACAATTTCCCGAAGAAGTTCAGGAGAAACTAAGAACGTTAAGAAAAGTCATAAAGGACGCAGCACCGGATGCAGAAGAAAAGATAAGCTATCAAATGCCTACCTTTGTTTTATTTGGAAATTTGGTACATTTCGCTGCCTATAAAAAACATATAGGATTCTATCCAACTCCTAGCGCGATCTCTGCTTTTGAATCTGCTTTATCTGAATATAAATGTTCAAAAGGGGCCGTTCAGTTTCCACTAAATAAGCCAATTCCTTATGAATTAATAACCGAGATTGTTATATTTAGAGTGGAAGAGAATAAAAAGAAAGCAGTAGGGAAATTGAAAAAGAAAAAATAA
- a CDS encoding VOC family protein, which translates to MGVQAEKIFVNLPVKDLDASVEFFTKVGFEFNEQMTNENATCMVISESIYVMLLVEDYFKTFTKKEIPDSAASTETIVALSVKSKEEVDEIVNRALDVGGKPFNEAIDHGFMYGWSFLDIDGHSWEVFYMDESGFNQN; encoded by the coding sequence ATGGGAGTTCAAGCAGAAAAGATCTTTGTAAACTTGCCTGTTAAAGATTTGGATGCCTCAGTAGAATTTTTCACAAAGGTAGGCTTTGAGTTTAACGAGCAAATGACCAATGAAAATGCGACATGCATGGTTATCAGCGAGTCCATATATGTCATGTTATTGGTTGAAGATTACTTTAAAACGTTTACCAAGAAGGAAATCCCGGATTCTGCAGCGAGTACGGAAACCATCGTCGCCCTGTCCGTTAAAAGTAAGGAAGAAGTCGATGAAATCGTGAATAGGGCACTGGATGTTGGCGGAAAGCCTTTTAATGAAGCCATTGATCATGGATTCATGTACGGTTGGAGTTTTCTGGATATCGACGGACATTCCTGGGAAGTATTTTACATGGACGAAAGCGGATTTAATCAAAATTAA